Proteins encoded together in one Candidatus Bathyarchaeota archaeon window:
- a CDS encoding ABC transporter ATP-binding protein — protein DVMVLIRGGEVFAAGLPEEVLTEENLERVYGVKCSVTRSFLGVPQVTPLSDGHGGLKKPPNVTLPHK, from the coding sequence GATGTTATGGTTTTGATTCGTGGGGGGGAGGTTTTTGCGGCTGGTTTGCCTGAGGAGGTTTTGACGGAGGAGAATCTTGAGCGGGTTTATGGGGTGAAGTGTAGTGTGACCCGCTCGTTTCTAGGCGTCCCCCAAGTAACCCCGTTATCAGACGGGCATGGGGGTCTAAAGAAGCCACCGAATGTTACCCTGCCACATAAGTGA